Below is a genomic region from Thermus oshimai DSM 12092.
GAGGGCCTCGAGGGCCTCACCCTCTTTGAGGCCACGGGGGAGGGCTTTGAGGAGCGGGTGCGGGAAAGGCTGAAGGCCCTCAGGGCGCGTTTCCGAAGCGCCAGGCCCCGGAAAGATTCAGGATAACCCCTTCCCCTATAGCCAGGGCCCCTAGCTCCAGGATCCACGCCTTTTCGTAGACCCCTGCGGATAGGCCGAAAAGCCAGCCTGCCCTGCTCCCCCATCCCGGAATCGCTATAAAGTGGATCCGGGGGGAGAGGTAAACCCCGCCTCCTCCCAGCAGAAGCCCCAGGTCCGCCGCCACCGGTACCCCCTGGCTCCAGTCCGCGTCCGGGCTTGGGGGCGGCAGGGTGAGGCCGAAGTCCAGGGCCGCCCCCGGGGCCAGGGCCCACTTGGCCCCGCCCCTCAGGCCCCACTGGAGGTTCAGGTTCCACTCCAAGGTTCCGTCCCCTTCCGCGTAGGCCAGGTAGGGGAGGGGCGCCACGGGGTACTGGTCCTGGTTGGCGAAGGGGTTGGTCACCAAGGAGGCCCCCACGGTGAAGCTTGGGCCCCTGGCCGCCTCCGGGGTCCTCAGGGTGGCCACGGGCACGCACCCCGAAAGGAGAAGGACCAGGACGATCCACCTCCTCATCCTTTCACCCCCTTTAGCCCTAGTTTACCCCTTAAGCCCCTCCTCAAAGGTGGCCACCACCCGTCGCTCGAAGAGGAGGTAGAGGAGGGCCAGGGGGAGGACGGAGAGGAGGGCCGCCGCGGAGAGGAGGCCCCAGTCCGTGGGGTACTTGCGCTGGAGGTCCGTGAGCCAGGTCTGCACCGTCCAGAGCCTCGGGTCCGAGACCACCACCCGGGGGTAGAGGACCAGGTTCCAGTGGGCGGCGAAGGCCAGGACCCCCGCGGCCACCAGGGTGGGCCGCACCAGGGGGAAGAGGATTCGGAAGAGGAGGACCCTATGCCCCGCCCCGTCCAGCCGGGCCGCCTCCAAGAGCTCCTCCGGCACCCCGCGCATGGCCTGGTAGACCAGGTAGACGATGAAGGGGCTTGCGGCGAAGGGGAGGACCAGGGCCCAGACGGTCTC
It encodes:
- a CDS encoding carbohydrate ABC transporter permease, which gives rise to MGFLRHLFVAFILFFILLPFLWMAYAAFLPKEAVYSGELFRHLGFSLENLTALRGEGFWERLLFSLGLSGGVVALQLLTALLAAYALRAGLGLLPFYLVLMAVPAELLLVPLYGILKGLGLLETVWALVLPFAASPFIVYLVYQAMRGVPEELLEAARLDGAGHRVLLFRILFPLVRPTLVAAGVLAFAAHWNLVLYPRVVVSDPRLWTVQTWLTDLQRKYPTDWGLLSAAALLSVLPLALLYLLFERRVVATFEEGLKG